The Branchiostoma lanceolatum isolate klBraLanc5 chromosome 19, klBraLanc5.hap2, whole genome shotgun sequence DNA segment TATGTAATTTAATAAACAGAGTAGTAGTTTCTTAGGCtaggccatgtgaaggtaaacattatgtattctaATAAACAGAGTAGTGGTTTGTTAGGCtaggccatgtgaaggtaaacattatgtaatttgataaacagagtagtagtttgttaggctaggccatgtgaaggtaaacattatgtaatttaataaacagagtagtagtttgttaggctaggccAAGTGAAgatatacattatgtaatttaATAAACAGAGTAGTAATTTGTTAGGCtaggccatgtgaaggtaaacattatgtaatttaataaacagagtagtagtttgttaggctcgGCCATGTGGAGATATACATTATGTGATTTAATAAAGAGAGTAGTTGTTTTTTAGGCTAgtccatgtgaaggtaaacattatttttTATCTCCGCTTTGTTGCGATACCGTGTAGTGTTAAAGAGGTTGTCAACATTTGCACGCCAAAACAATGAAGTGGTGCAGGATCTAGACGTATCACAAGACAAGAGGTAGAAAACATTCTGTCCTCCTAAAGTCACGATATTGTTGATTCGTGATCAACGTATCCATATTTCAGCCGATGGACTGGAGTGAATATATTTACAGTTCAGTTGCTTGTCACGGAAATCACACACTCAGTTACATTCtcataatatcatcataatttcTAGAAATATATGAAgtcattgtattgttttttgcAATTAATATTTGCCATATTAACACCATAAAAATAACACAGTGTGAGATCTAAAACTCTTATAATTATGAATCATTCAAATTCTCTGTCTTTGGCCACCATATCCCCAAGTCTTTGTCCCTTTTCACTTGGTAATCCTTTAAATGTATAAGAAAATGTATTAAAACCTTTCAAATACGTTCTACCGTGAATGTCTTAGAAACATCCCATGAGATGTCCTCTGTGATAGATGGACATAAAACTACGgcagaaatgtattttttgtcaaaatatctaGTCTTCTTCAAAATGATTGACCGCCATTATCCCATTGCTTACGTCACACTTCTATAAGGTCACGTGACTTGGGAAATCTGGTCAGTTATGCTGAAGAAGACTATAGGTCCGATCGAAAGTCTGGTCCATCATCATATCTGCTGCGTTGTAAACATTTTAATCATTTCCACAACATTGCACGTCTATTGCTCGTTACAGACTTACTTTAGGCCGAGTCATCATTTCTGTACTACAACCTACGAACTTAACACAACAGCAATCACACAAACTGCTGGGGAGGTCACAATGGGAGTACTTCCTTATTTCGTTACCCAGGGTACGCCAGGCTCCTCTCTAAGGCTTGCGTGACCTCTTCATTCGATCTCAGCTTTCAGCTTATTTCTGTCAGCGTCATTTAACATCATCAGAGACCAGTTTGCAGTGCCACTTCTTTGAGAGCTTTGCTCCGATATGTCGGCCTGTGAAGGTATGATCTACCGTCAGTAGAATGTCTTCAACATGTTTTGGTattacaacaatatcaataatgataCATATGCAAGACAGTCAGTCTTCATAATGAGGAGATACGGCGTGGTGTTTGTTTTCGTGTGGCAATGGATCTTGACAATGCCACAGTCCTACTGTTGTAAAGAAGGGAGTTGGCTTCTTAATGAGTGAGGTTTAACGCCGGAGGCTCCCCTTGATAGGGGTCAGAAGCAATTAAttcaattttttgtttcaatatcAACACTGCAGACACACAGTGGGCCGTTAACGCTCCTTACAAAAGCAACGTTCAACCTGCCACCAGAACGTACGTGAAAATAATTAGTTGAAAAGCTTATTTTCGGTTACTTACTAGAAATATAACTTGTATTGACATATGAAGGGTAAATGGCGGGAGCATGGTAGGTCGTTCCACTCGAAAGGTTTTTCGATTGATCGGAAAGTGTAGGCAGCGCAATCTTCACTGCCCTCCCAGTCATCTGGTTGCCTAGGAAACCACGCGTTGAAGTCGCCAAGAGGAGTCCCATCCACCCACTCGAAGCGCCCTTCTTCGCGCCGATCGTGCAGACCAAGCCAGATGTCGACGCACCGCCTTATCCATTTCCCGACTTCTGCTGCTAAAAAGCGGTTGGTCTTGTGGTCGCGGGGCATAGAGAGGGTACCGCCTTGTCGACGACAGGTCTTGATCGCCTCACTGAAGGTTTTCGTTGTTCCAAAAACCCGGTAGCAGATTCCAGATTTCAAGAATGTCGGCCAATAACCACGAGGACATTGGGATACTGGAAAAAAAGGGTAACAACAGATATCTAGAGATGGAAGTCCGGGTGCTATACTTCCTTAACTtacgaaaaaaaatcatgtatcTTGTTAGAATCAGTGTCCTGTTTTGCTGGTTGTCTTTGGCTTTTACGGATTGCAAAAAAAACTTCGACGGCCATAATTTTTACACGGTCCAACTTAGCATTCAGTGCAAGGAATATTTTAAAAGAAATCTCAAGGGTTGAATAAATGATACTTATGAATACTGACTCTTTTGTACTGGTGGCCCGCCAGACCCAGGGCCAGCCGGTCCCATGGGTTTCCTATCTCCTCGAGGTCCAGGAGGCCCCGTTGACCGAGTTGGCCCCACAGGCCCCTTCTCTTCTGGAGGCCCGGCAGACCCAGCTGGCCCCATTggtcccttctctcctggaggCCCGGGTGTCCCGGCAGACCCAGCTGGTCCCATGGGCCCCTTCTCTCCTGGAGGCCCGGGTGTCCCGGCAGACCCAGCTGGTCCCATGGGCCCCTTCTCTCCTGGAGGCCCGGGTGTCCCGGTAGACCCAGCTGGTCCCATGGGCCCCTTCTCTCCTGGAGGCCCGGATGGCCCGGCAGacccagctggccccatgggccCCTTCTCTCCTGGAGGCCCGGGTGTCCCGGCAGACCCAGCTGGCCTCATGGGCCCCTTCTCTCTTGTAGGCCCGGCAGACCCAGCTGGTCCCATGGGCCCCTTCTCTCCTGGAGGCCCGGGAAGCCCGGTAGACCCAGCTGGCCCCCAGGGCACCTTCTCACGTTCCAGCTTGCTCGTTCGTGCAGTAAGCCTGGCGAAGTCTCCGGAgaaagtactcattttcactaaAAAGGAAATCAAAAACAGTTTTCATGATATGATGTAGCCTGGTCCCTATCTCTAAGGGTCGGtgtaggggtgttttaccgagTCTTCTTCCTTTATTGGACCGTTTCTGTGAGCCTgcctacttagctgccatatagaattttcGCAGCCTATCTACTTTAGCTTCCATAGACAGGTCCGCCGCCGCGATTTTCCGtttcgtgaacggtcgttgcctttaagaacggtcgttgccatttctcagaacgggcgttgccattttgaacggtcgttgccaaatcCGAGCGACCGATCTTGAATTCGGAACGCTCGTGGCGTGTTCGGGAACTTCTCGTAACTTCCCGGGTCATAGTAAGCATGTGACCTATTCCCAGACTGACCAACCACTGTTCTGAGTTCTAATTGCCCAGAGGTTTTGTGACTCTCCCCATATGTCTTACTTGCCTTGTATGTGCTATCGTTACAGCTGTTACTCGTTTGTCAACATGTCaagcaaaaagaaagatttctggtctttcaggacaaaataaagtaacatttgGTAGAGCTGATGAACtagggaagcttcggggaagtatGCAATGGGGTAAGTTAGATACTTGACGGTATAATGGActcgatatctggatataacagcagtcccaCCACCTTGGGGTTTCTAGTATCCACTCGGGCTTCGCCCAGAGCCCTCGGGGAGACTAGAACCCCCTGGTTGGCGGGCGGCACTGCTGTtatagtagtatccagtatcttGGCCGCTCCCATCAGCTATCTATTACCAAGGAGGCTAACCTCCTTGCTGCTATTACAAAGTAAATCGAACAAAAAGGGCTGTTAACACCCCGGGAGAATAATAGGGTGAGAAATGAGGACCTGGGCAGGTATGCAAATTGTTCCTGTGTGAATTGAGGGGTGAATGAAAGTCACACCTCATCCGTGTCCTTGTCCTACTGTCCAAGGGTAAACAAGGTAGTAAAACttggtgaaaaattattttgacacAAGGGACCAGAACAACATTGATTGCCATACACGCTACATTTCAAGGTCGAATCAAGGATTGATTATCGACAATATATGTTCCCTAGATTCATATTGTCTCTTCTGTAAATATTTAATTTTCTGGTGCACAATTTGGGGAAACAATTAAAAGTGAAACCCAGCAGCAAGTGACCACCCCTGGCgaaataaatgttaatggaCAACAATAACAAGATGGCTTCTTGATGGATTTAGAAGGTCCTGGCTGGGCTTTTACAAGTTCTGGCGCGAGTGGCTTTTCTTCTGTCGCCACAAGTGTCATTACCCACAATTCTCAGAAATCCGTGAAGTTACGAGAAGTTCCCGAACACGCCACGAGCGTTCCGAATTCAAGATCGGTCGATCGgatttggcaacgaccgttcaaaaTGGCAACGTCCGTTTTGagaaatggcaacgaccgttctcaaaggcaacgaccgttcacgaaaGGGAAATTTGCTCCGCCGCCACCCTGGAGACTAGAAGCTAGTGAGTATGGGCCGCGTGTAGGGCGCTCAGGATCCTTGCGCGTCAGAAGGAACAGAGCACACTGATCTAATAATTACGCTGAGCACTGATTGGCGTGATAAGTTGGCGCTTGTTTTCAGCTGTTCGGTCCCTctgctcattaccatatcttacatggccgccatctaagaCAAGCGACGCACGAGGCTGCAGAAGATATTGTTTCCAAGGCTCTCTTGTTGCTAAGCTAGTTttaccctatccagactgggcttttttgggatatctgggacgggACTCATTCGGCCCCcacctcataacttctgaacggtatgatgtatcattcccaaatttgtagggagtgatgatCATATGAAGTTTGAATTCCTAGAATTTTCGTGACgctatgacgtaatatgacgtaattatgacgtcattgatgtgatgttattggctaaatagggaattcccgtaatatctaaaggtattaaacaaaatagtatgtactgttgattttaaggtataccaagacatattacgtaaatagtaactacgttgacgtcaaaataacgCCATTTAATGACGTTACGTGTTGtaagcgaccccttgggatccgccatcttggatcggccattttgaaattttcaaaaatacttttttttccacttatgaccccccAAAACAgtaaaaatagactagaaacgtttatctaaatgtttctggtaaagaaaatgccacgaagtgacgattttgaaggcgaaaaagcctgctgatacctaaaatagtgtaatggtccgccatcttggattttggccgattacgtcatcaaattagcatcaattatgaatattaaatcatgaaagttacatctaattacatatattgctatacatgtaggaaaactagtgtggatgagcaagaaaacctaacaaatatcattgttttaaaaaaatctgtgaatTTTGCATATAATGCCTTTCAGagacccgttgccatggcaacacgaaaaatgataaacatatactattatcataatattgctGTCAAccaaattttaggaaaagtcaccaaattTGGTcgtcctagcatatgtcgttcggcagctatacgatgtcaaagttggcgcgggcactttacccccccccccccccccccccagtctggatagggttaaaatccaAGCTACACTGGGTCCCCGATACCCCACCGATCTAAAGGCTGTCACTGGAAACTAACGTGAAAGGACAGCTGTGTACAGTCATCGTCAACATGGCACACTCACGGAAACATGACCCAGGCAGTACTCACATGAGATTTTGCTACAAGATCGCCGAGCAAGATCCTTGATCATCAcgatatttcagtttgtatggatTAGTGATTTGAACAACAACCTTTGGCATTTACAGGTGCTTCTAAACAAGGTATAGATTGATCCCTGGTAAACACAAAATAGCACATTGCTACATGATGCAACCATCATGTTCTGCCAGCCAACTATCCTGCACAACAAGACGCTGATTCGCCGCCGTGGGCAGCGCCCATGTCCAATCGCGCTGTCAGACCGCGGGACACCCGGGGCTTGGAGGGCCATAAATCGAGAAGATTTTCTGTTATGTCCTACCATACCATGGGGCGtgaatttaatccaaggccataaacacaccccgagcggacttatctgtctgggcgggcggggatcactcccagcgccgtagagatattgGGGAACCCCCGATGGTATAGTTTCCAGGCTATATATGATGCTAGCTACAATTAATTTGCTAAGAGGAAAAATCTGTTGATATATAtagttgatatatatatatatatatatatatatatatatatcaacctTTTTTTCTATCTGGGGTTCCCcaatatctctacggcgctgggagtgatccccattatatatatatatatatatatatatatatatatatatatatatatatcatacaaagATTTATCTATTATGATTATTCTCTCGTAAAATTGACTACTTGGGTATGGGGAAATATATAGTTTTTGCAGGTGTACGTCCTTCTTCTTTCTCATTCGTTCCTCTTCCTAGGTCATTTTAAACACCTCTTTCACATGGTATGAGTCGAGACGAAATGATCAGATGTCAATTGTTTTCGGTCAAGCATTAATGTGGGTAGGTtaatttaaaggcaacctaagcaatataagTTCCCAAAattcggattttgaaagtcaatttatttagtcatttctatacatgattagttcaaacaacactcaCAATCTCATAGAAACGtctatgatgcaaaaaatatgcaatgtgagaactcactgaacatCGCCGCCGggtttgtaggctcgcgaaactaaggggatcatcgtatggcatgtttttgcacggttttaataTGCTCtaagtatgaagttactacagaaatgtgctagacagtgttggcaaatgtcactacaacaaagattttggcattttttttatttccattttttgtctataattttgttttggttgcctttaagatgaGCACATCAAAGTCATTATCAGTCAGAGTAAAAATTAATTGGCATGATTAATGAACAAAAGGTATATTTGATCATATTTGGTGGGAAAACCTGTTTGACGGTGAATTCTATTAATTTCATACTCATAATATGGAGTATGAAATTATTAACAGACAGAGTCTAAGAGGAACACAGTACCCCAATGGATTGACCTTAATTGTTCATTAAAGAAGGATATACATCATATACATAATTAAAGAAGGATATACTATATTACTCAATGCCACAATGTGTACCATATCTAACAATGCAATCAGCCTCCAGGTATATAGGATTATGGATCAGGTAATGGAACAATGATAGTTAGTGCCATGATTCACTACGATTAACAAATAGTATAGATACCAACTGAAAGCAAACGTACCTAGGGTCTTACTCATCTCGTGAAGACTCTGCTTTAAGGCGGCAGTCCAATCGGATCttttaaaactttaacaatATATACAGAAGTACACAACCGAGTTCTATGAAAGGCATCAGAAGGATATACTTTTACTCATagtatgaatattcaattaacACTAAGgtgaaaaacatgcatatgaCTATCAAACGACATATATACCTTACTCGTGTTTTATCGGTTATATAAAACGTGTGGCCAGGCGATATTATACTCTGTTTTTTACAATATTTACGACCTTGCGTGACCTATAAACAAAATGCCGTCAGAACATATCGTATTACCATGTAACATGTCagtctttttatttacatagGGGTCAATAGGTCATATTCTCAATTTATAGCGTTATTTTGAGATCTGCATCATAATGCCAAAGAAGAGCCATTTATAGAATGCATTTGGTTCTTTTTCAGAGGATGGTCCTGTTAcctctgtactgtactgtaagaCAAATTACCAGGGAATGCCGAATTAGATTAAATGCAGTTGTGATTTGAAGGTCATCTACCGAACGTGTCAGATTGTTAACACATTGTTACAATATTCAGAAGAGCAAAACACTCTAAAACGAGCTTTAAATATGTTTAAAAATTTCCACAAATGCAACCCAATGAATGGCATCAGTAGAACATCATTAAACATAAGTATGAACATTTATTTCACACCACAACTATTTCGTGCTCGAACCATTGCAACTCATGATCATATATACAACAAACGATACGTTATAGTTACCAATCATATTCCTACCAATATAAACCAAAGTCAATTTGAACTtgcacaagtgaccatctctttATATTGACtttgtggtcccttagatttttttccatttacacAAGCATTAATAATCCAGTAATAGTAATGGGGGACAATACTACCGGTgcatggccgagtgggtagagtgttagAGCCTTGCATACGGAatgtcgtgagttcgaaccccggccgggtcataccaaagactctaaaaatagtaaatactgctttctctgcttagcactcagtatttgagaaagagtatggcagttaaacacacacaactaccagtggactaaccgcctgctgtagtgacttgcacaaagttgtgtggcccaagggctgtggaacgggagatgggcgccgccttatgcaccttcggtgcgggaaggactttttaaacttttagaTATTAATTAAGGCTAATGGCCCGCCCCTTTACGTCCCTTTAATAATCCTGTAATAGAAATGAAGGGTTATGGCTTGCCCCGAGGTGTTTATCGTAACATAACGAACCACTGAGTGAGCTACAAGAGGGGGCTTAGGGATCGCCAATTTGGTCTAGAGGTGTGCagggtgttgttgatggcatcgaAAGGTACAGTGAGGTAAGGTGTCAGCTCAGTCTCTTCTGCCTTTTCTATGCCCTTATTAGCATTGTTGATAGCAGATCCAGAAGATTTGTATAGCCGATTAGAGATCAGTTCAGATGTGTTGATGGTGACTCCGTGTCGTTTGTGGACCTGATTCTGTCTCACTGAATCTTTCCCAGTTTCGTCTGTTTCTTCATTGTCCCTGGCGTCCTCTGTGGTAGCTCCAGAGTGTTGGTACATCCGATTACTGATGAGTTGAGAACTCACAATAACGCCGTGCTGTCCATTGACTGGATTTGACCTTCCCTTTAAAACACGGCGCCTGTAAATTGTGACCACAACTGCCATCCCAACCAACAGAACTAGTCCAGCGACAGTAAGTCCGACTGGCATGTAAATATAGTCCATACCAGCTTGCTGTCCGTCATCAAGATTCTTCTCCAAATCGAGGTCGCGGGTACTGTCCGTCGCACCAGATGTTGATATCGTCGATTGCTGTATTAAGGTAGAATTTGTCGTCTTCAATGGTTTTGCTGGGATCGTGTTGGGTTCTGCCATTGAAAATGTGGATGTAATTATGATTGGGGATGTAGATGTTATTGTCATCGAGAAAACGGTTGTCAGTTCTGTGGATGAGCACAATGAGTTGTTGTGGAGTGAATGAAAGTCGAGACCAGCAAGTTCAGGAGGGAATGTGCACTGAAGAGCGCCAGCCCGGACGATATCACCGTGGCCCCGACGAGTCAGTTGCCAGGTCGTTGCGTTGCAGACCAGCCATCGCAATCTACTGTCACAGTCTAAAGGGTTGCCTTTCAGACGGAGGGTGACATATGTGTCTGAGATATTCCTCCAACTCGTTTCCAACACCGTGCTGATCTGATTATTCTCGAGATTGACCTGTAACTGCACACTTCTTGTGCTGTTGTGGATCAGGGACAGAGCCTCAAAAGGAACCACCTTCAGTTGATTTCCTTCCAAGACTATCTTATGCAAGCTTTTGAGGCCGACGAACGCTCTCGGAGACATTGTTTCGATGAGGTTATTAGTCAGATAGTCAGAATGATTGCCTTTAAACTGGGCAGGTTATGGAAAGTAACGTCACCGATATGCAGAAGGCGGCTACACTGGATGGTTACCCACATTATAGACGGCACGGAAGAGAACGCCCCGCTTCTgtaaaagaaaatcatattAGCAAACTAAAAAGAACATTTCGATGTTATATCATTGTCTTGCTGGTATGGGCATTTCAAAGAGTTTCTCTGCTTCTTGCAGTGGAATATTTTTACCCAAATGACGTGGTATGTAACACTAGAAATCAGCATTGCTATGTTCATTGGACTATTCTTCTTTCCTTGTGAGCGACGGAAAAGTGTATCTTAACGTCGAATTCAAATTGAAAGATTAatgatgaagacctttattgtacattcgtgcccctcGGGGCTATTAATATTTGTAAACCTTCTACATAAAAGATTGTGATTCAGCCTCCTTGAATCCATCGCAGTGTTCTACTTAAGTGCTCAGGTGAAATAAACAGATATACCAGGCTTTACAATCCTGGctcatttgtttacaaaaaatcTGTATTAAGTATCGTCATATTCTTGAAGCTAAAAGCTTTTCCATACAAGATAGACTGCAGTTGATAGAAACCCAACACATACCTATTGCCTGGATGGTGCTGCCGGTTATAAGGAATGTGATCAGGTTGTGTAACGGCGGAATGTGCTGTTTGGTCAGGGTGGTGAGGTTGAACAGACGGTTTAGTGTGATTTCAGTCACGGACTGGTCAAACCCGGTAGGAACGTCATTCAGACACGTCCGACCATGATTGTCTGCACTGCAAACACTGTTAGCCGCAATCTGAAAACAAAAACGTAACTGAAGTCAGTAAAGTTGAATTCTGCCGGCGCACCCTAATTGACACTTTTAAGTagtatttttacaaaatcaaaacgCGTTGTAAAATTCGTTGTCCTTTTTTTGTCTGATGATTTCGGCAAGGCTATTACAGATCAGGATGTTGACAAGATTCCACAGTAATCTTTTGTCACAAGCAAGCTGAGTCTCGTATAACACATCGCCTACTCTTCCAAAATGTCTTAAGTTTCTGTTGCCAACATGTCGTACAAGTCATATCTCACGAGGTCTAACATCTAAAACAAGTTTATTCAAATATTAAGAATAACAGAAAAGCGTATTTTGGGTCGGGTGTATATTTGATTCTGGATGTTTTCTTACTACAGGGACTCGTGAATATTGCCAGATGTCGATAGAGGATGAAACATTACAGACATATGTTCCATGTCAGCAGAACtatggtgagtgagtgagtgggatCTTACCGTGAAGCCACGCATAACGCATAATGTCTTAAAAGTGGTGACTCGTTGTCTGGGACAGTCGCAGTTCTTCCTCTTCTCAAACTGGTGCTTCACAAAGCACTCCTCTGGGCATGGCAAggaaaacttcagaaccaacagaaccaggatggCGACGCACTGCCTGCTCCTTTTCTCCATGGCGGTATGACTGAACAGTACGTGCGCACAATCGGTAATATCCAAAACTGACCATAACACTTCTGGGTGGGGGATTTAGATAATCTGTTTGGTCTGCCTGGCATTATTTCTTTCCGTTCGCGTCATGATGAAAAGAAGTGCACCTTTTGAGAAAACCTTTAAGATCCCACACGTCCTAAATACATAATTCCATGAGAGAAAAACATGACTATACTCGTGCTTTATCAGTTATGTAAAATGTGTTTTCAGTCAATATTGCACTCTTCAATGGTTGTAAGCgacattaaccctatccagactggggggggggggctaaaagtgcccgcgccaactttgacatcatataactgccgaacgacatatgctaggactaccaaacttggtgacttttcgtAAAATTTAGTTGCCAACGATATTATGAtgatagtataagtttatcatttttcgtgttgccatggcaacgggtttctgaaaagcattttatgcaaaaatcacagatttttttaaaacaataatatttcttaggttttcttgctcagccacactagttttcctacatgtataacatcatatgtaattagatgtaactttcatgatttaatattcataatttatgctaatttgatgacgtactcggtcaaatccaagatggcggaccattacactattttaggtatcaacaggctttttcacCTTCAAAATtgtcactacgtggcattttcttttaccagaaacatttaaattaacgtttctagtctatttttagtgttttttggggtcataagtggaaaaaaagtatttttgaaaatttcaaaatggccgatccaagatggcggatcccaaggggtcgctaacaacacgtgacgtcatttaatgacgtcattttgacgtcaaagTAGTTAccatttacgtaatatgtcttggtataccttaaaatcaacaatacatactattttgtttaaccctatctagaccgggcttttttgagacttcttggacgggggggctctttcgacccccccgtcataacttccgaacggtaagctctatcatcaccaaatttgcagggagtgatgatcacgtgaagttttataattcctgtaattttagtgacgttatgacgtaatatgacgtaattatgacgt contains these protein-coding regions:
- the LOC136425828 gene encoding pulmonary surfactant-associated protein D-like — translated: MGAAKILDTTITAVPPANQGVLVSPRALGEARVDTRNPKVVGLLLYPDIESIIPSMKMSTFSGDFARLTARTSKLEREKVPWGPAGSTGLPGPPGEKGPMGPAGSAGPTREKGPMRPAGSAGTPGPPGEKGPMGPAGSAGPSGPPGEKGPMGPAGSTGTPGPPGEKGPMGPAGSAGTPGPPGEKGPMGPAGSAGTPGPPGEKGPMGPAGSAGPPEEKGPVGPTRSTGPPGPRGDRKPMGPAGPGSGGPPVQKISQCPRGYWPTFLKSGICYRVFGTTKTFSEAIKTCRRQGGTLSMPRDHKTNRFLAAEVGKWIRRCVDIWLGLHDRREEGRFEWVDGTPLGDFNAWFPRQPDDWEGSEDCAAYTFRSIEKPFEWNDLPCSRHLPFICQYKLYF